In one window of Pseudoalteromonas espejiana DSM 9414 DNA:
- the queA gene encoding tRNA preQ1(34) S-adenosylmethionine ribosyltransferase-isomerase QueA, which produces MRVADFSFDLPDELIARFPKQDRTSSRLLTLDGPSGNVEHKVFSDILDLVNEGDLLVFNNTRVIPARMFGQKASGGKVEVLVERVVDEHRVLAHVRASKSLKPGNEVILEGKAKATMVARHDTLFELEFDHRQNVLDILNDIGHMPLPPYIDRPDTEADRERYQTVYGEKPGAVAAPTAGLHFDDKLMAALKNKGVNMAFVTLHVGAGTFQPVRVESVDEHVMHSEYIEVPDDVVQAVAQTKASGGRVIAVGTTSVRSLESAAKVHGGELKSYFGDTDIFIFPGYQFNVVDAMVTNFHLPESTLIMLVSAFSGQDNIMGAYNTAIEQQYRFFSYGDAMFLTRK; this is translated from the coding sequence ATGCGCGTGGCCGATTTTAGCTTTGACTTACCTGATGAATTAATTGCTCGTTTTCCTAAACAAGATAGAACCAGCAGCCGTTTATTAACCTTAGATGGCCCTAGTGGCAACGTTGAGCACAAAGTGTTTAGCGATATTCTTGATTTAGTAAACGAAGGTGACTTATTAGTATTTAATAACACCCGCGTTATTCCGGCGCGTATGTTTGGTCAAAAAGCATCGGGCGGAAAAGTAGAGGTACTTGTAGAACGCGTGGTTGATGAGCACCGTGTGCTTGCCCATGTGCGTGCCAGTAAATCACTAAAGCCAGGTAATGAAGTTATTTTAGAAGGTAAAGCAAAAGCAACCATGGTAGCGCGTCATGATACCTTGTTTGAGCTTGAATTTGACCACCGTCAAAATGTACTCGATATACTAAACGATATTGGCCACATGCCATTACCCCCTTATATTGACCGCCCAGATACCGAAGCTGACCGTGAGCGTTATCAAACAGTGTATGGCGAAAAGCCAGGTGCAGTGGCTGCGCCCACAGCAGGTTTACACTTTGACGATAAACTAATGGCTGCGCTTAAAAATAAAGGCGTGAACATGGCTTTTGTTACACTGCATGTTGGTGCAGGTACATTTCAGCCAGTGCGTGTAGAAAGTGTTGATGAGCATGTAATGCACTCTGAATACATTGAAGTGCCTGATGACGTTGTACAAGCCGTTGCACAAACTAAAGCCAGTGGCGGGCGCGTTATTGCTGTAGGTACTACCTCTGTGCGCTCACTTGAATCGGCAGCTAAAGTACACGGTGGCGAGCTAAAAAGTTACTTTGGCGACACTGATATATTTATTTTTCCGGGTTACCAATTTAACGTAGTTGATGCCATGGTTACTAATTTTCACTTACCTGAATCAACGCTAATAATGCTAGTAAGTGCCTTTAGCGGCCAAGACAATATTATGGGTGCTTACAATACGGCCATTGAGCAACAGTACCGCTTTTTTAGCTATGGCGACGCGATGTTTTTAACACGTAAATAA
- the tgt gene encoding tRNA guanosine(34) transglycosylase Tgt, protein MKFELDRTDGKARRGRLIFDRGVIETPAFMPVGTYGTVKGMTPDEVKATGAQICLGNTFHLMLRPGTEIIKQHGDLHDFMNWDFPILTDSGGFQVFSLGAMRKITEEGVLFQSPVNGDQIMMSPEKSMEVQRDLGSDIVMIFDECTPYPATEKEAKDSMELSLRWAKRSKEGHGDNPSALFGIIQGGMYPELRAQSQKGLEEIGFDGYALGGLSVGEPKNEMMNILDHCAFKMPEDKPRYLMGVGKPEDLVESVRRGIDMFDCVMPTRNARNGHLFITTGTIKIRNAVHKTDTGPLDPECDCHTCKNYSRAYLHHLDKCNEILGARLNTIHNLRYYQRVMEGLRNAISEGKLEEFVSDFYARRGQDVPELADIN, encoded by the coding sequence ATGAAATTTGAATTAGACCGCACCGACGGAAAAGCGCGCCGCGGCCGCTTGATTTTTGACCGTGGTGTAATAGAAACCCCGGCATTTATGCCTGTAGGTACTTACGGTACTGTCAAGGGTATGACGCCAGATGAAGTTAAAGCCACTGGCGCACAAATCTGCTTAGGTAATACCTTTCACTTAATGCTTCGCCCAGGTACTGAAATCATTAAACAACATGGTGATTTACACGACTTTATGAATTGGGATTTCCCAATTTTAACCGACTCAGGTGGTTTTCAGGTATTTAGCCTTGGTGCAATGCGTAAAATTACCGAAGAAGGTGTTTTATTTCAGTCGCCTGTAAACGGTGACCAAATTATGATGTCGCCTGAAAAGTCGATGGAAGTACAGCGTGATTTAGGCTCAGACATCGTTATGATTTTTGACGAATGTACGCCGTACCCAGCTACCGAAAAAGAAGCAAAAGACTCAATGGAGCTGTCGCTTCGCTGGGCTAAACGCTCTAAAGAAGGCCACGGTGATAACCCGTCAGCCTTATTTGGTATTATTCAAGGTGGTATGTACCCAGAATTACGTGCACAATCACAAAAAGGCCTAGAAGAAATAGGTTTTGATGGTTACGCATTAGGCGGCTTATCGGTAGGTGAGCCTAAAAACGAAATGATGAACATTCTTGATCATTGTGCGTTTAAAATGCCAGAAGATAAACCGCGCTACTTAATGGGCGTAGGTAAACCAGAAGACTTAGTTGAGTCGGTACGCCGTGGTATTGATATGTTTGACTGTGTTATGCCAACGCGTAATGCACGAAATGGTCATTTATTTATTACTACCGGTACCATTAAAATTCGTAACGCAGTACATAAAACAGACACCGGCCCGCTAGACCCTGAGTGTGATTGCCATACTTGTAAAAATTATTCGCGTGCTTATTTGCATCACCTTGATAAATGTAACGAAATTTTAGGTGCACGACTAAACACAATTCATAACTTACGTTACTATCAACGTGTTATGGAAGGCTTACGCAATGCAATTAGCGAAGGCAAACTAGAAGAATTTGTTAGTGATTTTTATGCTCGCCGTGGCCAAGACGTGCCAGAGCTTGCAGATATAAATTAA